In Verrucomicrobiia bacterium, the genomic stretch TGTCTGTGAAGGCACAAACAAAAAGAACAGTCTCAAATACTATTTGAATCGGAAACGCCTGGTTGGCGACATGCACGGCCAGGCGCCGGTCCTTTGGTGCGCCTCGGCACTCCTGCGGTAACGATCCGAACTCGTAACGCCCATTCTCCCTTCCCCCGCGTCCGAACCCTTCACGGCTCCACCATTTGATGGATTGTAATTTTAGGCGGAAGCGGTTCTTATCCATGCATTCTGCCTATGAAGCCGCAATACACCGCTCCCGTTCGCCGCATCGATCGTTCCTCCACTGGCTTCACGTTGATCGAACTTCTCGTGGTCATCGCGATCATCGCCATTCTTGCAGCGATGCTCCTTCCCGCGCTCGCAAAAGCCAAGAGCAAGGGGCAGCAGATCGCCTGCCTCAACAACCAGAAGCAGCTGCAACTCTGCTGGTTTATGTACGCCGGAGACAACAGGGATCTGTTGATCGCGAATCCTAAAGGCGGCAACGGATGGATCCGAGGCGACATGCAGGACGCTGCGGAGGCCGTCAACACCCGCCTGCTCGCGGACGGTCTGTTGTTCCCTTACAACAAATCGGTTGGAATCTACCGCTGTCCGGCTGACATCGGCCGGTCAACCGCCGGCATCAGCTTTCGCGTGCGCAGTTATTCCATGAATTGTTACATGAATGGAAACGATGTCACGCGCGAGAAGCTGAACACCCCTGCGACGGCCTACCGCGTTAATCTCAAATTGAATGACATCGTCAAACCTCCTGCGTCGTCCGCGTTCGTCTTTGTCGAAGAACATGAGAGCATCATTGATGATGGCCATTTCGGTTTCGTGGCGGAAGGCAACACATGGTACAACCTTCCTGGCATGTGGCATCGTGGCGCCAACTTCTCGTTCGCAGACGGGCATGCGAGCTTCCGCAAATGGGTGAATCCTGAAACACTTCGCCTTCGTACGAATCCGTCGACTGACACATCGGCGAGCAAAGCTGATCTGCGCTACGTGCAATCGATAACCGCGACGCGTTGAGTTCACGGAGTGCGCTGCTCGCTGTCAGCAATTAACTCCGTGAGCCCAATCGTTCCCTGGCGTCGGTCCGTTGGGACTATCCGCTCTAGCGGCGAAGCTTTGCAGTCTTGTAAGTGAGCAAGGCCGACGGGTCGCCACGGCCGAATCAAGGTTGGATTGAATCATGTCTTCCATGGCCGACTCGAACGGGTTTCAGTGGCGTGATTGAATCCAGTGATACATCCCTTTCAGCAGGGCGCTCAATCGGGCAGAGAACGGGTTCTCTTGCGCCGCGACGGGCACTTCCGTGTACGCGAGCCTCTCATTGCGGTACACGTCCAGGTGGTTGGCTCTTGAGCTGCATTCCTGGGGATTGTCACTTCGGAGATCGGTTTCGATCGGGTTCATTTGGGTTCTCCTTTTTGTGTTGGGTAACGGCGGCGTTTCATTCGGCAACGCCGCCAATGGGTGGGTGAATCGTTCGAACAACGCGTCCCGGCTTGTGCGGAAAGCGTTGTCAACCTGAGTCGGATGAGTGGGATTTCAGTTTTGGTTTAAGGCCGAACCCGGCAGGCCGGAAGGTGAACTTGAGTTTCACCGGCTGGATTCGGAGTGTGCGGTCTGGTTTGAAGCTCCTTCGAAGGAGTAACTGACTTTGATAACGACGAACGGTTCTCATGGCTTTTCCTTTGTTGAGGGTTAACGAAAGTCTCGGGCTGATAACTTGGAGCTGGATTCCCAGCCCTCTGGAAGTGCTTCTTAACGTGGGGTGTTCACCCTGCCACATTCAAAAGCGGAAATGGAAAGGGCCGAAAGCGCTGTTGCACCTCCAGCCCGTGGCTATCAATAAAGAACAATCACCTCTTGCCAGCTTGCGCTGCCAACCCGCGGTTTCACGGCGGCTGTTTTGGTGTTTGAAGGCACACCTCCTTGAAGCCTTTAATATGTAAAAGTGATTGGAACGTTGCCGGCATGTCGTGGTGCCTGAAAATTCGCATCAACGAAGCGGCCATGTTTGGCCGTCGGAAGGCAGCCGCGCGTAATCGCTCCGCGTGGGCACAGCCCACCGGCGGAACGTTGCCTCGTTCCTGCGCATCCGTTGCGGTCGCGTGTTGTTCGCGACGCAGGCGGGAGACCCGGCTTCGTTTGGAACCGTCAGACATCATCAAGACGTCGCTGAAATCTGTTCACTGTTGGTCTGCCTTTCGTTTTTGGCACTACACGGCCGGTTAGCGGCAATAAAAAAACCCTGCTTCCTTTCGGTAAGCAGGGTTTTGAAAATTCTCTTCGATTTCTCTAGCTGCTTACCTCCTGTTGATCCAATCGAACGTTCGACATGCGCGATGCGTAGGACTTGGATGCGGCAAGGTTATGAACACAACCTTGACGGGCCAGGGTACGACGTACCGAGGCCGCGATCCCGAAATTGCGGGATGCGGTCATTGCTGTTGTGTTAATATGATTTCTCATCGAACGTGCGAGACGAATACTACATAGAGGCGGTTACAGTCCAGTAATAGTTTTGCCAGGTGCCGTATCTTGAATTGAAATTTCCGAATTGAATGATGTATGCGACAATCCCGAATCGGTTCAACAGGAGCCCGGGATTGCTTTTCGTTGCGCTGGCGTTTAGCGTTCCGGCGTGAGGCTTGGCCTCAAATGCGTCCGTAGCTCAATTGGATAGAGCTTCTGACTTCGGATCAGAAGGTTACAGGTTCAAGTCCTGTCGGGCGCACCATTAAAACAGGGTTTCCACCGCTTTTCCGCCATCCCAGGATCGTCTCTGTGCTGCGAGTTGTGCTGCAGCCCACATTCTCTCTGAGGAATGTGGCCACGCACTGGTTTTTCCCCCGCCCAGGGGTGCCGAGAGGTCAAGGCGAGTTAAGGGGGAACGCAAATCCATCGAGCCTGGTCACTCCCCGCGAACGTGGTGCCTTCTGATCCAAAAATGAACCATCTCCCGCTTGTTGCTCGATCTGAATGGATTGACGGAACTGCGCGTCGCCGCTCTCTGGCTGGTTCTCCCTGGGATGCCGTGTTTGACAGTTCGAATCCAGATGCGGGCTGGAATCGCTGCGTTTCACGTGATTCCCTGTTCCAGCATGGCTTCGGCGACTTTTCGGAAGCCCGCAATGTTTGCGCCATCCACGTAATTGACGTATCCGTTTTGTTCTCCGAATCGAACGCACTGGCTGTGGATTGCCTTCATGATCTCGCGAAGGCGGCGGTCGACTTCCTCGCGGGTCCATTGAAGGCGCATGCTGTTTTGCGTCATCTCAAGGCCGCTCACCGACACTCCACCCGCATTGGCGGCCTTTCCAGGACCAAAGAGAATTTTCTGTTCTACGAATAAATGAACGGCTTCGAGAGTGCAGGGCATGTTTGCGCCTTCCGCAATGCAATTGCACCCATTCTTCAAAAGTTCGCGCGCGTCATCGACGTTCAATTCGTTCTGTGTGGCGCATGGCAGCGCCACATTGCACTTGATGCCCCAAGGCTTCCGCGCGGACAGAAACTCGATCCCGGCGCGCGAAGGGAATTCCTTCAAGCGGCCGCGCTGCGTCAGCTTGAAGTCCTTCAATTCGGAGAGCAGTTCGTCCGTGAAGCCGTTCGGGCAAAACAGCGTTCCCTCGGAATCCGACAGCGTCAGCACCTTTGCTCCAACTGCCATGGCGCGCTCGGCGGCGTGCAACGCCACGTTACCTGACCCGGAGACGACCACGCTGCGGCCGTTGAGCGAAAACCCGCGGGTCCGCAGCATGTCTTCGACGAAGTAAATCAAGCCATACCCTGTGGCTTCCTCGCGAATGCGGCTGCCGCCCCAATAAAGCCCCTTGCCGGTAAATGTGCCGCTGAATTCGTTTGCGAGCCTGCGGTACTGGCCAAACAAATAGCCGACTTCCCGGCCGCCAACACCGATGTCGCCTGCTGGAATGTCGAGGTTGTCACCCAGGTGCCGATGGAGTTCGGTCATGAATGCCTGGCAGAATCGCATCACTTCCTCGTCTGTCTTTCCTTTCGGATCAAAATCCGCGCCGCCCTTTGCCCCGCCAAGCGGCAGGGTGGTAAGCGCATTTTTGAATGTTTGTTCAAAGGCGAGAAACTTCAACGTGCCCAATGTCACAGATGGATGAAATCGCAAGCCGCCTTTGTAGGGTCCAATGGCGCTGTTCATCTGGACGCGGAATCCGCGATTCACCTGTACTGCGCCTGCCTTGTCAGTCCAGGTCACGCGAAAGAGAATCGCGCGCTCCGGTTCAATAATGCGCTCGAGAATCCCTGCCCGGCCAAACTTCGGATTTTTCTGCACGAATGGCCAGACTGAGCGGAAGACTTCGGTCGTAGCCTGATGAAACTCGGGCTCCGCAGGATATCGCCGCCTGAGTTCTCCAAGAAACTTTTCGAGATCATTGTGTTTCGTCATATTAAATCCGTTGCTCCTTCCATGGTCCGGAGGTGCCGCGCTTCAAACATCGCGCTCCAACATCGCACAGAGCTGTGGCTCGCACGAGTTGTCTTGATGCCGGCAGGGCTGAGCGTTTGTTTTCACAGAATGCGGTTGCCGCCCAATCAGCTCGGGTCGTGCCAGCTCCACACTTCCCCCGAGCGATCGAAACACGTCGCTATGATGCTTCAGTTCAGCCGCGTCTGAAAAGGCGGTTGAATTCGTGCCGACGCCGGCATCTTTTGTTCCGATAAACAGCCACCTTGTGGCTGCGGACCGCGTGTTCCGTGGCGCTTGCATGAAATTTTTCATGGCACAAGGCTGGCTAGTTGTTCTGCATGACCTTTACCCATTTTATGCTCGCTCTCGTTCTGTTGGCATTGTGCATCGACATCATCATTCGATTGGTGATCGCTGCGCGTCAGCGCGACAAGATGATCAGGGATGTGCTGGACACGATGACTGAACCGGAATCAGTGACTTCCATTCAGACCCCGGCGGGGGCCTCGATCAATGGCCTGGGCATCCATCTGCTGCGATACTTTCAGCAGTCAACCGCGTCGCGCGACGTGTTGTCGGTTCTCGCGGAAGCCCCGGAAGTGATGACTGAACGCGCGCATGTAAATGCGGTGGATCACCTGCGCCGGGAGCGGAAGAAGGGCGAGCTGCCTTCAGCAGCAATCCTGAACGGGGCGAGGATCCTGCGCGGAGCACGGCTGGCGGAACACCTCGGAAGCGGAGTGCAGGTGACTGATGCGGGGCGGCAGCTTAATGAGGCGATTCAGCAGCCGTTCCGGCCAGCTTTGAACCGGGATTTTGTGGTGTCGCCAGCGTGAGTGATCTCAGCTAGCGTCCCGCGCGACGATGATACTGGACTCCCGAGTGCGGTTAATCCAGCTGCTGATCGCGGCTGTGCTCGTGATCGGCGGATTGGTCTGGGCGGAGCGGGCTGCATGGCGCCAGATCAGCAACCTGCGGACGCAACTGCAGGAGGCGCAGGTGAAAACGAGCCCGCAGCCGGACCCTGTTGATGCTTCCGAGTTTTTTGCTGAGGCAGAGACTTCGCTCAGGCGGCTTCAGCAGTTTCTATTCATCACCCTGCTGGGACTCGCGGCGTGCGGGATCCTGATCATGGTGCTGGTGTATCGCAGGACCATTGCGCCCCTGCGAAGCAACCTGACTCAAAGCCTGGCCGTGATTGAGCGCCACGAAAAGCTGGCTTCACTCGGCGTGCTGGCGGCCGGCATCGCCCACGAAATTCGCAACCCGTTGACGGCCATCAAGGTCCGCCTGTTCACACTGAAGAGCAGCCATCAAGCAGGAACGTCAGAGCATGAGGACCTTGAAGTCATTCGTAATGAAATTGACCGGCTTGAAAGAATCGTCAGCGAGTTCCTGCAGTTCGCGAGGCCTGCTGAACCCAATCTCGAAGTGGTGTCCATTGAAAAACTTCTGCGCGAAACATTGCAGCTGCTGGAATCGGAATTGCGCCGCAGATCCGTTGAAATTCGCCTGGTGCCAATCGAAGGTGGCTGGGTGAAGGCGGACGCCGACAAAATCAAGCAGGTGTTGATCAACCTGGTTCAGAACGGCGCAGAAAGCATTGAACACGGTGGCATCGTGACGCTGGCGGCGCGGACTGATTCGCGGGTCCTGGGCGGCGCGTTCAAGCCAGTGGCGATCATCGAAGTGTCGGACAATGGATCCGGGATTGCGCCCGAAACGCAGAAGCGCCTGTTTGATCCGTTCTTCACAACCAAGGAAGAAGGGACAGGGCTGGGGCTGGCCATCGCGGCCCGCATTGTTGAGAAGCATGGCGGAGTGATCGAGTACGAAACGGCCCCGAACCGCGGGACCACTTTTTCAATTATTTTACCGCTGGCACACCGTCATGAAAACGAATTCTAAGGTGTTGATCATTGAAGATGACCGGAACATCGCGACGGGCCTGCAAAAGGCTTTCCGCGCGAATGGGTATGATGTCTCGTTGCAGCACCGGGGCGACGATGGCCTTGCGGCAGCGATAGCCGATCGCGTCGACGTGGTGATCACCGACTTGAAGATGCCCGGTCTCGACGGACTTGAGCTCGTGCGCCAGTTGCACGCTGCCAAGCCGAAGTTGCCGATCCTGCTGATCACTGCTCACGGAACCACGGAGACGGCCATTGAAGCAACCAAGTGGGGAGCGTTTGATTATGTGCCGAAGCCGTTTGACGTCGAGGAGCTTTTGGACCTCACGGCGAAGGCGCTCGAGAGCAGCCGATTGATGTCGGAGCCGATTGAGATGGGAGACACCGAATCGCCGCGCATGTCGATCGTCGGCAAGAGCCGGGCGATGCAGATGATTTACAAGGAGATTGGCAGGATAGCGGCTGCGTCTGCGACCGTTCTGATTCGGGGCGAGACAGGAACCGGCAAGGAGTTGATTGCACGCGCGATTTACCAGCACAGTGATCGCTCCTCGGCTCCGTTTATTGCGATCAATTGTGCCGCGATCCCGGAGAACCTGCTGGAGAGCGAGTTGTTCGGCCACGAACGCGGCGCGTTCACGGGAGCGGATGCCCGCCGCATTGGGCGTTTCGAGCAAGCGAATGGTGGCACGTTGTTTCTTGATGAAATCGGGGACATGAACGCCAACCTCCAGGTGAAATTGCTTCGGGTCCTGCAGGACCAGAAGATTCAGCGGCTTGGGGGGAAGGAGACCGTTGCTATTGACGTGCGAATCATTGCGGCGACCCATCGCGATCTGGAGGAAGCCATTGCTGAGCGGGCGTTCCGTGAAGACCTGTTCTACCGGCTGAGCGTGGTGACCATCAATCTTCCGCCGCTCCATCAGCGCGCTGAAGACATTCCCGACATGGTTCGTTACTTCCTCCGCCGGTACGGGCCTGAGGCGGGAGTTGGCTCACCATCGATTACTCCCGAAGCAATCGCATACCTGCAGAAGCAGCCGTGGCCCGGGAACGTTCGTGAGCTCGAGAATACTGTGCGCAAGGCGCTGTTGATCGCACGCGAATACACGATCGGGCTTGAACATGTGAAAGACATCCTGGAGAAGAATCCGATGCCGAACAGCCCGCTGCATCAGACGCACCTCGCGTATGTGACGCAGCTGATGGATCGAGTGGAGCGAGGTGAAGTTCAGGAGGCGTTTTCCGTCATGTTGCGCGACCTTGAGCCGCAACTGTACGCCCAGGCGATCGCTCGGGCGAACGGCAATCTGACGAAGGCGGCGCAGTGGCTTGGGGTCACACGGCTGAAAATGCGTGAGAAGCTCAAGGAGTTTGGCCTCCACCCGCAGCACGGGGGCGGTAGCGGGCCTGACGAGCCGGCGTTGTGAGATTCCTCACAGCAGGAACATCGCCCCTGCGGCTGCGGCGAGGTCGGTTTGATCGGTAAGGTCTCTGAGGGATTCGGGTTTTTACCTACTATTCACGGGTGCAGTCCATGCAACGATGAAAAAGATTCATCAATCCTCCTGCAGGAGCAGCACGATCGAACGCCGTTATGAAATACCGAAAGCTTTGGATCTCACTGGCCGCCGTAATCATTGGGTCTTTGGCCGTGCTTGGTTATTACGGCTGGGAATTATACCAGGTGGCGCCTCCGATCCCAAAGCGCGTTGTCACAGCCAGCGGGAATGTTGTTTTCACCGAGAAGCAGATCCGCGACGGGCAGAACGTCTGGCAATCGATGGGAGGCCAGGAGGTTGGCAGTGTGTGGGGCCACGGTGCCTATGTCGCGCCCGATTGGTCGGCTGATTGGTTGCATCGCGAGCTTGTCTGGATTCTCAATCACTGGGGTCAAGCCGAGTTCAGCAGGAACTACGAGGAACTCGATGCGCCGACACGAGCATCATTTCGTGAACGGCTGAAGCAGGAGGTGCGGCGCAATACCTACGATCCCAAGACGGGCGACATTGTGGTTTCAGACCTGCGGGCGCGTGCGATAGCCGACGTTGCGAAACACTACACTGCTTTGTTCGGCGATGACCCGGAGCTTGAGAAGCTGCGGGACGCGTATGCAATTCCGGCGAACTCTGTTCCAGACCCTGAACGCCGTGCCGCAATGAATGCGTTCTTCTTTTGGTCGTCGTGGGCCTGCGCCACGGAGCGCCCAGGACAGGCAATCACTTACACCCACAATTGGCCCGGCGAGGACCTGATCGATAATCGTCCGACGGGCGACATCGTCGTGTGGTCGGTTGTGAGTTTCGTGTTGCTCCTGGCCGGCGTGGGTGCGCTGGCGTGGTACTTCGCGGTCCAGCGGCATCGCGAGGAAGAGGAAAGTGACGGAGAATCAATCCCGGAGGAGGATCCGCTCCGTTCGCTTGATCCTACGCCGTCGATGCGCGCGACCCTCAAGTATTTCTGGGTCGTGGCGGCGTTGATTGTCGTGCAAGTCCTGCTGGGGGCGGTCACTGCCCATTATGGTGTTGAGGGATCGGGATTTTACGGCATTCCGCTTGCAGAATGGCTGCCTTACTCCGTGACGAGGACGTGGCACACGCAGCTGGGGATATTTTGGATTGCTACGGCCTGGCTTGCGACGGGTTTGTTCGTGGCACCTGCTGTTTCGGGATACGAACCAAAGTTTCAGCGTGCCGGGGTCAATTTCCTGTTTGTCTGCCTCTTGATCATCGTGGCGGGCTCAATGGCCGGTCAGGTCCTGGGGGTGCACCAGAAGCTGTCGTTCAGTGCGAATTTCTGGTTTGGACACCAAGGCCTTGAATACGTTGATCTTGGACGTTTCTGGCAGCTGTTCCTTTTTGTGGGGCTGTTCGTTTGGTTGTTCCTGATGGGACGCTCGCTCTGGCCGGTGTTGCGGAAGCCCGGCGAACATTGGCAGTTGCTGGTACTGTTCTTCATTGCGTCGGCAGCCATCGCTGCGTTCTACGGCGCGGGGTTGATGTGGGGCCAGCAATCCAATCTGGCTATCATCGAATACTGGCGTTGGTGGGTCGTGCACTTGTGGGTGGAGGGATTCTTCGAAGTATTCGCAACGGTGGTCATCGCTTTTCTTTTCGTTCGCATGGGACTGCTGCAGACCCGCAGCGCCACGCGCGCTGTGCTCTTCTCAACGGTCATTTTTCTTTCAGGCGGAATGATTGGAACGTTTCATCACCTTTACTTCAGCGGGACTCCGACCGCGGTGCTCGCGTTGGGTGCCACGTTCAGCGCGATGGAAGTGGTGCCGCTCGTGCTGATTGGGTTCGAAGCTTATGAAAATCTGACGTTGAGCCGCGCGCGACCCTGGGTTGCGGCCTATAAGTGGCCGATCTACTTTTTTGTTGCCGTCGCTTTCTGGAACCTGGTTGGCGCGGGATTGTTCGGGTTTTTCATTAATCCGCCAATTGCCCTCTACTACATGCAGGGACTCAACACCACTCCAGTGCATGCCCATACGGCGCTCTTTGGTGTCTACGGGATGCTCGGCATCGGGCTCATGTTGTTCTGCCAGCGCGGATTGACGAATGATCGCCTTTGGAAAACCGGCCTGCTCTCATTTTCGTTCTGGTCGATCAATATTGGCCTCGCCTTGATGGTGCTCCTCAGCCTGCTCCCTGTCGGCCTGCTGCAAGCGTGGGCCAGCGTGGAACATGGAATGTGGTACGCCCGTTCCGCGGAATTCACGCAGACCGGATTGATGGACATCCTGCGCTGGATGCGTGTCGTCGGGGACACGATCTTTGCGATAGGCACCGTGACCCTCGGTTGGTTTGTGCTGGGCCTAAAAACGGGCTGGTCACTGCAGCCGGGCCACACGTCGGTCAGGATTCCCGCCGACCTGCGCGCGCGCAAGTGATGCACCGCAACTCATTTTGCGCTGGCGTGGATTCATTAGTGGGGGAGGCCGATGCCGCGGGCGTGTGCGAGGTATTCGCCAATCTCGCGCGGCCCTGCAACGAAGAAGCGGCCGTTCGCCTGCTGCACCTTCAGATGCGGTGGCAGGTTTCTAGGCTCGGAGCCAACAACAAGCACGGGGCAGCTCTGGTTTTCTTCTCCGAGCAAGGAGACGAGTTCCGGGCGCGGACGTTCAAAATCAACCCAGCGGACTTGAATGTCCTTTTTCATGGCCGGATAAAATTCCAGGAGGCCTGCCATCTCCGCGCATCCAGGGCAGAAGTATGTTTTGCCGCGATCATGAAAACCGGGTTTCAGCAGATACAGCGTGTCTTGTTCTTTCATAAAATTCGTCAGCGAACGATTACACGTCGCGAGCCATGCGCGTGGCACAGGTTGCCTGTTCGATCCAGCCGGGCCACATTTACGACGCAAGCTGTCGCTGGAAATGGAGGATATATATGGACGCGAAACTGGAGGCAGTCAAAGGCGCAGGCCGTCCATTGCCGGGCGCGCAGTCCGATTACGATCCGTTGATGGAATTGGTCGGCGACGCAACATTCGTGCTGCTCGGAGAGGCGACGCATGGGACACACGAGTTCTATCGTGCACGGGCCGACATCACAAAGCGCCTGGTTCAGGAAAAGGGCTCCAATGTCATCGCATGGGAGGCGGACTGGCCCGATGCCACGAGAATGAGCCGATTTGTT encodes the following:
- the gdhA gene encoding NADP-specific glutamate dehydrogenase, with the protein product MTKHNDLEKFLGELRRRYPAEPEFHQATTEVFRSVWPFVQKNPKFGRAGILERIIEPERAILFRVTWTDKAGAVQVNRGFRVQMNSAIGPYKGGLRFHPSVTLGTLKFLAFEQTFKNALTTLPLGGAKGGADFDPKGKTDEEVMRFCQAFMTELHRHLGDNLDIPAGDIGVGGREVGYLFGQYRRLANEFSGTFTGKGLYWGGSRIREEATGYGLIYFVEDMLRTRGFSLNGRSVVVSGSGNVALHAAERAMAVGAKVLTLSDSEGTLFCPNGFTDELLSELKDFKLTQRGRLKEFPSRAGIEFLSARKPWGIKCNVALPCATQNELNVDDARELLKNGCNCIAEGANMPCTLEAVHLFVEQKILFGPGKAANAGGVSVSGLEMTQNSMRLQWTREEVDRRLREIMKAIHSQCVRFGEQNGYVNYVDGANIAGFRKVAEAMLEQGIT
- a CDS encoding nitric-oxide reductase large subunit; translation: MKYRKLWISLAAVIIGSLAVLGYYGWELYQVAPPIPKRVVTASGNVVFTEKQIRDGQNVWQSMGGQEVGSVWGHGAYVAPDWSADWLHRELVWILNHWGQAEFSRNYEELDAPTRASFRERLKQEVRRNTYDPKTGDIVVSDLRARAIADVAKHYTALFGDDPELEKLRDAYAIPANSVPDPERRAAMNAFFFWSSWACATERPGQAITYTHNWPGEDLIDNRPTGDIVVWSVVSFVLLLAGVGALAWYFAVQRHREEEESDGESIPEEDPLRSLDPTPSMRATLKYFWVVAALIVVQVLLGAVTAHYGVEGSGFYGIPLAEWLPYSVTRTWHTQLGIFWIATAWLATGLFVAPAVSGYEPKFQRAGVNFLFVCLLIIVAGSMAGQVLGVHQKLSFSANFWFGHQGLEYVDLGRFWQLFLFVGLFVWLFLMGRSLWPVLRKPGEHWQLLVLFFIASAAIAAFYGAGLMWGQQSNLAIIEYWRWWVVHLWVEGFFEVFATVVIAFLFVRMGLLQTRSATRAVLFSTVIFLSGGMIGTFHHLYFSGTPTAVLALGATFSAMEVVPLVLIGFEAYENLTLSRARPWVAAYKWPIYFFVAVAFWNLVGAGLFGFFINPPIALYYMQGLNTTPVHAHTALFGVYGMLGIGLMLFCQRGLTNDRLWKTGLLSFSFWSINIGLALMVLLSLLPVGLLQAWASVEHGMWYARSAEFTQTGLMDILRWMRVVGDTIFAIGTVTLGWFVLGLKTGWSLQPGHTSVRIPADLRARK
- a CDS encoding DUF3088 family protein, which produces MKEQDTLYLLKPGFHDRGKTYFCPGCAEMAGLLEFYPAMKKDIQVRWVDFERPRPELVSLLGEENQSCPVLVVGSEPRNLPPHLKVQQANGRFFVAGPREIGEYLAHARGIGLPH
- a CDS encoding ATP-binding protein → MILDSRVRLIQLLIAAVLVIGGLVWAERAAWRQISNLRTQLQEAQVKTSPQPDPVDASEFFAEAETSLRRLQQFLFITLLGLAACGILIMVLVYRRTIAPLRSNLTQSLAVIERHEKLASLGVLAAGIAHEIRNPLTAIKVRLFTLKSSHQAGTSEHEDLEVIRNEIDRLERIVSEFLQFARPAEPNLEVVSIEKLLRETLQLLESELRRRSVEIRLVPIEGGWVKADADKIKQVLINLVQNGAESIEHGGIVTLAARTDSRVLGGAFKPVAIIEVSDNGSGIAPETQKRLFDPFFTTKEEGTGLGLAIAARIVEKHGGVIEYETAPNRGTTFSIILPLAHRHENEF
- a CDS encoding prepilin-type N-terminal cleavage/methylation domain-containing protein, whose translation is MKPQYTAPVRRIDRSSTGFTLIELLVVIAIIAILAAMLLPALAKAKSKGQQIACLNNQKQLQLCWFMYAGDNRDLLIANPKGGNGWIRGDMQDAAEAVNTRLLADGLLFPYNKSVGIYRCPADIGRSTAGISFRVRSYSMNCYMNGNDVTREKLNTPATAYRVNLKLNDIVKPPASSAFVFVEEHESIIDDGHFGFVAEGNTWYNLPGMWHRGANFSFADGHASFRKWVNPETLRLRTNPSTDTSASKADLRYVQSITATR
- a CDS encoding sigma-54 dependent transcriptional regulator, which gives rise to MKTNSKVLIIEDDRNIATGLQKAFRANGYDVSLQHRGDDGLAAAIADRVDVVITDLKMPGLDGLELVRQLHAAKPKLPILLITAHGTTETAIEATKWGAFDYVPKPFDVEELLDLTAKALESSRLMSEPIEMGDTESPRMSIVGKSRAMQMIYKEIGRIAAASATVLIRGETGTGKELIARAIYQHSDRSSAPFIAINCAAIPENLLESELFGHERGAFTGADARRIGRFEQANGGTLFLDEIGDMNANLQVKLLRVLQDQKIQRLGGKETVAIDVRIIAATHRDLEEAIAERAFREDLFYRLSVVTINLPPLHQRAEDIPDMVRYFLRRYGPEAGVGSPSITPEAIAYLQKQPWPGNVRELENTVRKALLIAREYTIGLEHVKDILEKNPMPNSPLHQTHLAYVTQLMDRVERGEVQEAFSVMLRDLEPQLYAQAIARANGNLTKAAQWLGVTRLKMREKLKEFGLHPQHGGGSGPDEPAL